Proteins encoded within one genomic window of Mya arenaria isolate MELC-2E11 chromosome 13, ASM2691426v1:
- the LOC128213592 gene encoding serine/arginine-rich splicing factor 11-like isoform X11 yields the protein MADKIDTRIVQVSNIAPNATRDQMKTLFSYLGRIDEMKMYPTESSNIQVTAKVCYVKYDDDTSVGVALHLANTVFIDRALVVVPCMEDEIPDEQSALQRAPQAVAGMLPGQPTWPTNVISQLQSVGGSQVIITNDPRLTALGLSQYPPLPSNTDPGKIEEIRRTVYVSNLDPAVTGEQIMSFFTQVGEIKYVRMGGEDVEGGKCAYIEFTDQRSIATALTYNGVMFQSRPLSVAHSTSAIEKPKTKMQEAAQREIDEAMKKVKEAQSLITAAADSGDLNIDKAVSRLASSFGRSHSRSRSRSRRHKSRSRSRKRSRSRSRRRSRSRRSRSRHRSRSRRRSRSHSKRKRTKSKSPEKSAIAAVVASVGFPESLVPIVPMLGPTGLKKPGPGMPGGPGTGLRRKRSRSSTPPRRRRSRSRSRSRRRRSRSRSRRRRSRSRKRSKSRTRRSRSRRRSRSRRRSRSKRRRSRSGSRKRRSGSRAGSKEKSSKKSSADTKDKSSSRKSSAVARDKSSSKKSSVDTKDKDSPKKSSVDTKDKDSPKKRSPSRGRSRSRSRDRRRRSRSKSKGRKTTKSRHRSRSGSRRRRSRSRKKSRSRSGSRHRSSRKDKKKERDRSRERDKKKKHKEKDRDRDEKKENKVDIVKRDYDEEEQILYEDVDKEKKAKASDSTDDERDSGEEDAQSDAGRSSRGQSEAGDRNGRASEPKPPGISDDEYEERRLKPRKPRSEEDEMEPDRGDSPDTREQDMDMSD from the exons ATGGCGGACAAAATTGATACACGTATCGTTCAGGTTTCAAACATCGCACCGAACGCTACTCGTGATCAGATGAAAACTTTGTTTAGCTATTTAGGCAGAATCGATGAAATGAAGATGTACCCAACAGA GTCCAGTAACATCCAGGTGACGGCCAAGGTGTGTTATGTGAAATATGATGACGACACAAGCGTTGGAGTGGCACTACATCTCGCGAATACAGTCTTCATTGACAGGGCTCTTGTTGTTGTTCCCTGCATGGAAG ATGAGATACCAGATGAACAGTCAGCTCTACAGCGTGCTCCGCAGGCAGTTGCTGGCATGCTACCTGGTCAGCCTACCTGGCCTACCAACGTCATCAGCCAG CTTCAGAGTGTCGGAGGTAGCCAGGTGATTATCACCAACGATCCGCGCCTTACGGCCCTTGGACTCTCTCAGTACCCTCCCTTGCCCAGTAACACCGACCCCGGCAAGATTGAGGAGATCAGACGTACTGTGTATGTCAGCAATCTGGATCCTGCA GTGACTGGAGAACAGATAATGTCGTTCTTTACCCAAGTGGGTGAGATTAAGTATGTCCGTATGGGCGGGGAAGATGTAGAAGGAGGGAAGTGTGCGTACATTGAGTTTACAGACCAACGATCCATCGCCACTGCTCTCACGTATAATGGCGTCATGTTCCAGAGTAGACCCCTGAG TGTTGCCCACTCAACGTCTGCCATTGAGAAACCGAAGACCAAGATGCAGGAGGCAGCCCAGCGTGAGATTGATGAGGCCATGAAGAAAGTGAAAGAAGCTCAGTCACTTATAACAGCCGCTGCCGACTCAG GTGATTTGAACATAGATAAGGCGGTTTCAAGATTGGCGTCAA GTTTTGGTAGAAgtcattcaaggtcaaggtcaagatctCGCAGGCATAAAAGTCGATCTCGCTCACGTAAGCGTAGTCGTTCCAGGTCTCGTCGCAGGTCTAGGTCACGAAGATCGCGATCTcgtcataggtcaaggtcaaggagacgttcaaggtcacactctAAAAGGAAGAGGACAAAGTCAAA GTCTCCAGAAAAGTCTGCCATAGCTGCGGTGGTCGCATCAGTTGG CTTCCCAGAAAGTTTGGTGCCAATAGTGCCAATGCTTGG ACCAACAGGGTTGAAAAAGCCAGGGCCAGG AATGCCAGGCGGACCAGGCACAGGG CTAAGGAGGAAGCGCTCCAGATCTTCAACTCCACCGCGTCGTAGAAGATCAAGGTCACGCTCCAGGTCACGGAGACGCAgatctaggtcaaggtcacgacGCAGAAGGTCAAGATCTAG GAAGAGGTCAAAGAGTCGAACCAGAAGATCAAG GAGCCGACGTCGTAGTCGTTCCCGTCGTAGGTCCAGGTCCAAACGCAGGCGTTCTCGCAGCGGGTCTCGTAAACGGCGCTCTGGCAG TCGAGCTGGGTCTAAAGAAAAGTCTTCTAAGAAGAG TTCTGCCGATACTAAAGACAAGAGCTCTTCAAGAAAgag TTCTGCTGTTGCAAGAGACAAGAGCTCTTCAAAAAAGAG TTCTGTGGATACAAAAGACAAGGACTCTCCAAAAAAGAG TTCTGTGGATACAAAAGACAAGGACTCTCCAAAAAAGAG GTCACCAAGCAGAGGCCGAAGTCGCAGTCGGTCGAGAGACAGAAGAAGGCGATCTCGTAGCAAAAGCAAGGG ACGTAAAACCACAAAGAGTCGCCACCGAAGTCGCAGTGGATCTCGCCggcgaaggtcaaggtcacgtaAGAAGTCAAGGTCACGCAGTGGCTCCAGACATAG ATCCTCCCGTAAGGATAAAAAGAAGGAGCGCGACCGCAGTCGAGAGCGTGACAAGAAGAAGAAACATAAGGAGAAAGACCGAGACAGGGACGAGAAGAAGGAAAATAAGGTGGATATC GTTAAGCGTGATTACGACGAAGAGGAACAAATCTTGTACGAAGACGTTGACAAAGAAAAGAAAGCCAAGGCGTCGGACAGTACAGATGATGAACGGGATAGCGGCGAAGAAGATGCCCAAAGCGATGCTGGTCGCAGCAGTCGGGGCCAGAGTGAGGCTGGGGATAGAAATGGGCGAGCCTCGGAGCCCAAGCCCCCAGGCATCTCGGATGATGAGTATGAGGAAAGGAGGCTGAAACCACGTAAACCACGAAGTGAGGAGGACGAAATGGAGCCCGATCGTGGGGATTCACCTGATACGAGGGAACAGGATATGGACATGAGTGACTAG
- the LOC128213592 gene encoding serine/arginine-rich splicing factor 11-like isoform X8 has translation MADKIDTRIVQVSNIAPNATRDQMKTLFSYLGRIDEMKMYPTESSNIQVTAKVCYVKYDDDTSVGVALHLANTVFIDRALVVVPCMEDEIPDEQSALQRAPQAVAGMLPGQPTWPTNVISQLQSVGGSQVIITNDPRLTALGLSQYPPLPSNTDPGKIEEIRRTVYVSNLDPAVTGEQIMSFFTQVGEIKYVRMGGEDVEGGKCAYIEFTDQRSIATALTYNGVMFQSRPLSVAHSTSAIEKPKTKMQEAAQREIDEAMKKVKEAQSLITAAADSGDLNIDKAVSRLASSFGRSHSRSRSRSRRHKSRSRSRKRSRSRSRRRSRSRRSRSRHRSRSRRRSRSHSKRKRTKSKSPEKSAIAAVVASVGFPESLVPIVPMLGPTGLKKPGPGMPGGPGTGLRRKRSRSSTPPRRRRSRSRSRSRRRRSRSRSRRRRSRSRKRSKSRTRRSRSRRRSRSRRRSRSKRRRSRSGSRKRRSGSRAGSKEKSSKKSSADTKDKSSSRKSSAVARDKSSSKKSSVDTKDKDSPKKSSVDTKDKDSPKKSSVDTKDKDSSKKRSPSRGRSRSRSRDRRRRSRSKSKGRKTTKSRHRSRSGSRRRRSRSRKKSRSRSGSRHRSSRKDKKKERDRSRERDKKKKHKEKDRDRDEKKENKVDIVKRDYDEEEQILYEDVDKEKKAKASDSTDDERDSGEEDAQSDAGRSSRGQSEAGDRNGRASEPKPPGISDDEYEERRLKPRKPRSEEDEMEPDRGDSPDTREQDMDMSD, from the exons ATGGCGGACAAAATTGATACACGTATCGTTCAGGTTTCAAACATCGCACCGAACGCTACTCGTGATCAGATGAAAACTTTGTTTAGCTATTTAGGCAGAATCGATGAAATGAAGATGTACCCAACAGA GTCCAGTAACATCCAGGTGACGGCCAAGGTGTGTTATGTGAAATATGATGACGACACAAGCGTTGGAGTGGCACTACATCTCGCGAATACAGTCTTCATTGACAGGGCTCTTGTTGTTGTTCCCTGCATGGAAG ATGAGATACCAGATGAACAGTCAGCTCTACAGCGTGCTCCGCAGGCAGTTGCTGGCATGCTACCTGGTCAGCCTACCTGGCCTACCAACGTCATCAGCCAG CTTCAGAGTGTCGGAGGTAGCCAGGTGATTATCACCAACGATCCGCGCCTTACGGCCCTTGGACTCTCTCAGTACCCTCCCTTGCCCAGTAACACCGACCCCGGCAAGATTGAGGAGATCAGACGTACTGTGTATGTCAGCAATCTGGATCCTGCA GTGACTGGAGAACAGATAATGTCGTTCTTTACCCAAGTGGGTGAGATTAAGTATGTCCGTATGGGCGGGGAAGATGTAGAAGGAGGGAAGTGTGCGTACATTGAGTTTACAGACCAACGATCCATCGCCACTGCTCTCACGTATAATGGCGTCATGTTCCAGAGTAGACCCCTGAG TGTTGCCCACTCAACGTCTGCCATTGAGAAACCGAAGACCAAGATGCAGGAGGCAGCCCAGCGTGAGATTGATGAGGCCATGAAGAAAGTGAAAGAAGCTCAGTCACTTATAACAGCCGCTGCCGACTCAG GTGATTTGAACATAGATAAGGCGGTTTCAAGATTGGCGTCAA GTTTTGGTAGAAgtcattcaaggtcaaggtcaagatctCGCAGGCATAAAAGTCGATCTCGCTCACGTAAGCGTAGTCGTTCCAGGTCTCGTCGCAGGTCTAGGTCACGAAGATCGCGATCTcgtcataggtcaaggtcaaggagacgttcaaggtcacactctAAAAGGAAGAGGACAAAGTCAAA GTCTCCAGAAAAGTCTGCCATAGCTGCGGTGGTCGCATCAGTTGG CTTCCCAGAAAGTTTGGTGCCAATAGTGCCAATGCTTGG ACCAACAGGGTTGAAAAAGCCAGGGCCAGG AATGCCAGGCGGACCAGGCACAGGG CTAAGGAGGAAGCGCTCCAGATCTTCAACTCCACCGCGTCGTAGAAGATCAAGGTCACGCTCCAGGTCACGGAGACGCAgatctaggtcaaggtcacgacGCAGAAGGTCAAGATCTAG GAAGAGGTCAAAGAGTCGAACCAGAAGATCAAG GAGCCGACGTCGTAGTCGTTCCCGTCGTAGGTCCAGGTCCAAACGCAGGCGTTCTCGCAGCGGGTCTCGTAAACGGCGCTCTGGCAG TCGAGCTGGGTCTAAAGAAAAGTCTTCTAAGAAGAG TTCTGCCGATACTAAAGACAAGAGCTCTTCAAGAAAgag TTCTGCTGTTGCAAGAGACAAGAGCTCTTCAAAAAAGAG TTCTGTGGATACAAAAGACAAGGACTCTCCAAAAAAGAG TTCTGTGGATACAAAAGACAAGGACTCTCCAAAAAAGAG TTCTGTGGATACAAAAGACAAGGACTCTTCAAAAAAGAG GTCACCAAGCAGAGGCCGAAGTCGCAGTCGGTCGAGAGACAGAAGAAGGCGATCTCGTAGCAAAAGCAAGGG ACGTAAAACCACAAAGAGTCGCCACCGAAGTCGCAGTGGATCTCGCCggcgaaggtcaaggtcacgtaAGAAGTCAAGGTCACGCAGTGGCTCCAGACATAG ATCCTCCCGTAAGGATAAAAAGAAGGAGCGCGACCGCAGTCGAGAGCGTGACAAGAAGAAGAAACATAAGGAGAAAGACCGAGACAGGGACGAGAAGAAGGAAAATAAGGTGGATATC GTTAAGCGTGATTACGACGAAGAGGAACAAATCTTGTACGAAGACGTTGACAAAGAAAAGAAAGCCAAGGCGTCGGACAGTACAGATGATGAACGGGATAGCGGCGAAGAAGATGCCCAAAGCGATGCTGGTCGCAGCAGTCGGGGCCAGAGTGAGGCTGGGGATAGAAATGGGCGAGCCTCGGAGCCCAAGCCCCCAGGCATCTCGGATGATGAGTATGAGGAAAGGAGGCTGAAACCACGTAAACCACGAAGTGAGGAGGACGAAATGGAGCCCGATCGTGGGGATTCACCTGATACGAGGGAACAGGATATGGACATGAGTGACTAG
- the LOC128213592 gene encoding probable splicing factor, arginine/serine-rich 7 isoform X13, with amino-acid sequence MADKIDTRIVQVSNIAPNATRDQMKTLFSYLGRIDEMKMYPTESSNIQVTAKVCYVKYDDDTSVGVALHLANTVFIDRALVVVPCMEDEIPDEQSALQRAPQAVAGMLPGQPTWPTNVISQLQSVGGSQVIITNDPRLTALGLSQYPPLPSNTDPGKIEEIRRTVYVSNLDPAVTGEQIMSFFTQVGEIKYVRMGGEDVEGGKCAYIEFTDQRSIATALTYNGVMFQSRPLSVAHSTSAIEKPKTKMQEAAQREIDEAMKKVKEAQSLITAAADSGDLNIDKAVSRLASSFGRSHSRSRSRSRRHKSRSRSRKRSRSRSRRRSRSRRSRSRHRSRSRRRSRSHSKRKRTKSKSPEKSAIAAVVASVGFPESLVPIVPMLGPTGLKKPGPGMPGGPGTGLRRKRSRSSTPPRRRRSRSRSRSRRRRSRSRSRRRRSRSRKRSKSRTRRSRSRRRSRSRRRSRSKRRRSRSGSRKRRSGSRAGSKEKSSKKSSADTKDKSSSRKSSAVARDKSSSKKSSVDTKDKDSPKKRSPSRGRSRSRSRDRRRRSRSKSKGRKTTKSRHRSRSGSRRRRSRSRKKSRSRSGSRHRSSRKDKKKERDRSRERDKKKKHKEKDRDRDEKKENKVDIVKRDYDEEEQILYEDVDKEKKAKASDSTDDERDSGEEDAQSDAGRSSRGQSEAGDRNGRASEPKPPGISDDEYEERRLKPRKPRSEEDEMEPDRGDSPDTREQDMDMSD; translated from the exons ATGGCGGACAAAATTGATACACGTATCGTTCAGGTTTCAAACATCGCACCGAACGCTACTCGTGATCAGATGAAAACTTTGTTTAGCTATTTAGGCAGAATCGATGAAATGAAGATGTACCCAACAGA GTCCAGTAACATCCAGGTGACGGCCAAGGTGTGTTATGTGAAATATGATGACGACACAAGCGTTGGAGTGGCACTACATCTCGCGAATACAGTCTTCATTGACAGGGCTCTTGTTGTTGTTCCCTGCATGGAAG ATGAGATACCAGATGAACAGTCAGCTCTACAGCGTGCTCCGCAGGCAGTTGCTGGCATGCTACCTGGTCAGCCTACCTGGCCTACCAACGTCATCAGCCAG CTTCAGAGTGTCGGAGGTAGCCAGGTGATTATCACCAACGATCCGCGCCTTACGGCCCTTGGACTCTCTCAGTACCCTCCCTTGCCCAGTAACACCGACCCCGGCAAGATTGAGGAGATCAGACGTACTGTGTATGTCAGCAATCTGGATCCTGCA GTGACTGGAGAACAGATAATGTCGTTCTTTACCCAAGTGGGTGAGATTAAGTATGTCCGTATGGGCGGGGAAGATGTAGAAGGAGGGAAGTGTGCGTACATTGAGTTTACAGACCAACGATCCATCGCCACTGCTCTCACGTATAATGGCGTCATGTTCCAGAGTAGACCCCTGAG TGTTGCCCACTCAACGTCTGCCATTGAGAAACCGAAGACCAAGATGCAGGAGGCAGCCCAGCGTGAGATTGATGAGGCCATGAAGAAAGTGAAAGAAGCTCAGTCACTTATAACAGCCGCTGCCGACTCAG GTGATTTGAACATAGATAAGGCGGTTTCAAGATTGGCGTCAA GTTTTGGTAGAAgtcattcaaggtcaaggtcaagatctCGCAGGCATAAAAGTCGATCTCGCTCACGTAAGCGTAGTCGTTCCAGGTCTCGTCGCAGGTCTAGGTCACGAAGATCGCGATCTcgtcataggtcaaggtcaaggagacgttcaaggtcacactctAAAAGGAAGAGGACAAAGTCAAA GTCTCCAGAAAAGTCTGCCATAGCTGCGGTGGTCGCATCAGTTGG CTTCCCAGAAAGTTTGGTGCCAATAGTGCCAATGCTTGG ACCAACAGGGTTGAAAAAGCCAGGGCCAGG AATGCCAGGCGGACCAGGCACAGGG CTAAGGAGGAAGCGCTCCAGATCTTCAACTCCACCGCGTCGTAGAAGATCAAGGTCACGCTCCAGGTCACGGAGACGCAgatctaggtcaaggtcacgacGCAGAAGGTCAAGATCTAG GAAGAGGTCAAAGAGTCGAACCAGAAGATCAAG GAGCCGACGTCGTAGTCGTTCCCGTCGTAGGTCCAGGTCCAAACGCAGGCGTTCTCGCAGCGGGTCTCGTAAACGGCGCTCTGGCAG TCGAGCTGGGTCTAAAGAAAAGTCTTCTAAGAAGAG TTCTGCCGATACTAAAGACAAGAGCTCTTCAAGAAAgag TTCTGCTGTTGCAAGAGACAAGAGCTCTTCAAAAAAGAG TTCTGTGGATACAAAAGACAAGGACTCTCCAAAAAAGAG GTCACCAAGCAGAGGCCGAAGTCGCAGTCGGTCGAGAGACAGAAGAAGGCGATCTCGTAGCAAAAGCAAGGG ACGTAAAACCACAAAGAGTCGCCACCGAAGTCGCAGTGGATCTCGCCggcgaaggtcaaggtcacgtaAGAAGTCAAGGTCACGCAGTGGCTCCAGACATAG ATCCTCCCGTAAGGATAAAAAGAAGGAGCGCGACCGCAGTCGAGAGCGTGACAAGAAGAAGAAACATAAGGAGAAAGACCGAGACAGGGACGAGAAGAAGGAAAATAAGGTGGATATC GTTAAGCGTGATTACGACGAAGAGGAACAAATCTTGTACGAAGACGTTGACAAAGAAAAGAAAGCCAAGGCGTCGGACAGTACAGATGATGAACGGGATAGCGGCGAAGAAGATGCCCAAAGCGATGCTGGTCGCAGCAGTCGGGGCCAGAGTGAGGCTGGGGATAGAAATGGGCGAGCCTCGGAGCCCAAGCCCCCAGGCATCTCGGATGATGAGTATGAGGAAAGGAGGCTGAAACCACGTAAACCACGAAGTGAGGAGGACGAAATGGAGCCCGATCGTGGGGATTCACCTGATACGAGGGAACAGGATATGGACATGAGTGACTAG
- the LOC128213592 gene encoding serine/arginine-rich splicing factor 11-like isoform X10, with amino-acid sequence MADKIDTRIVQVSNIAPNATRDQMKTLFSYLGRIDEMKMYPTESSNIQVTAKVCYVKYDDDTSVGVALHLANTVFIDRALVVVPCMEDEIPDEQSALQRAPQAVAGMLPGQPTWPTNVISQLQSVGGSQVIITNDPRLTALGLSQYPPLPSNTDPGKIEEIRRTVYVSNLDPAVTGEQIMSFFTQVGEIKYVRMGGEDVEGGKCAYIEFTDQRSIATALTYNGVMFQSRPLSVAHSTSAIEKPKTKMQEAAQREIDEAMKKVKEAQSLITAAADSGDLNIDKAVSRLASSFGRSHSRSRSRSRRHKSRSRSRKRSRSRSRRRSRSRRSRSRHRSRSRRRSRSHSKRKRTKSKSPEKSAIAAVVASVGFPESLVPIVPMLGPTGLKKPGPGMPGGPGTGLRRKRSRSSTPPRRRRSRSRSRSRRRRSRSRSRRRRSRSRKRSKSRTRRSRSRRRSRSRRRSRSKRRRSRSGSRKRRSGSRAGSKEKSSKKSSADTKDKSSSRKSSAVARDKSSSKKSSVDTKDKDSPKKSSVDTKDKDSSKKRSPSRGRSRSRSRDRRRRSRSKSKGRKTTKSRHRSRSGSRRRRSRSRKKSRSRSGSRHRSSRKDKKKERDRSRERDKKKKHKEKDRDRDEKKENKVDIVKRDYDEEEQILYEDVDKEKKAKASDSTDDERDSGEEDAQSDAGRSSRGQSEAGDRNGRASEPKPPGISDDEYEERRLKPRKPRSEEDEMEPDRGDSPDTREQDMDMSD; translated from the exons ATGGCGGACAAAATTGATACACGTATCGTTCAGGTTTCAAACATCGCACCGAACGCTACTCGTGATCAGATGAAAACTTTGTTTAGCTATTTAGGCAGAATCGATGAAATGAAGATGTACCCAACAGA GTCCAGTAACATCCAGGTGACGGCCAAGGTGTGTTATGTGAAATATGATGACGACACAAGCGTTGGAGTGGCACTACATCTCGCGAATACAGTCTTCATTGACAGGGCTCTTGTTGTTGTTCCCTGCATGGAAG ATGAGATACCAGATGAACAGTCAGCTCTACAGCGTGCTCCGCAGGCAGTTGCTGGCATGCTACCTGGTCAGCCTACCTGGCCTACCAACGTCATCAGCCAG CTTCAGAGTGTCGGAGGTAGCCAGGTGATTATCACCAACGATCCGCGCCTTACGGCCCTTGGACTCTCTCAGTACCCTCCCTTGCCCAGTAACACCGACCCCGGCAAGATTGAGGAGATCAGACGTACTGTGTATGTCAGCAATCTGGATCCTGCA GTGACTGGAGAACAGATAATGTCGTTCTTTACCCAAGTGGGTGAGATTAAGTATGTCCGTATGGGCGGGGAAGATGTAGAAGGAGGGAAGTGTGCGTACATTGAGTTTACAGACCAACGATCCATCGCCACTGCTCTCACGTATAATGGCGTCATGTTCCAGAGTAGACCCCTGAG TGTTGCCCACTCAACGTCTGCCATTGAGAAACCGAAGACCAAGATGCAGGAGGCAGCCCAGCGTGAGATTGATGAGGCCATGAAGAAAGTGAAAGAAGCTCAGTCACTTATAACAGCCGCTGCCGACTCAG GTGATTTGAACATAGATAAGGCGGTTTCAAGATTGGCGTCAA GTTTTGGTAGAAgtcattcaaggtcaaggtcaagatctCGCAGGCATAAAAGTCGATCTCGCTCACGTAAGCGTAGTCGTTCCAGGTCTCGTCGCAGGTCTAGGTCACGAAGATCGCGATCTcgtcataggtcaaggtcaaggagacgttcaaggtcacactctAAAAGGAAGAGGACAAAGTCAAA GTCTCCAGAAAAGTCTGCCATAGCTGCGGTGGTCGCATCAGTTGG CTTCCCAGAAAGTTTGGTGCCAATAGTGCCAATGCTTGG ACCAACAGGGTTGAAAAAGCCAGGGCCAGG AATGCCAGGCGGACCAGGCACAGGG CTAAGGAGGAAGCGCTCCAGATCTTCAACTCCACCGCGTCGTAGAAGATCAAGGTCACGCTCCAGGTCACGGAGACGCAgatctaggtcaaggtcacgacGCAGAAGGTCAAGATCTAG GAAGAGGTCAAAGAGTCGAACCAGAAGATCAAG GAGCCGACGTCGTAGTCGTTCCCGTCGTAGGTCCAGGTCCAAACGCAGGCGTTCTCGCAGCGGGTCTCGTAAACGGCGCTCTGGCAG TCGAGCTGGGTCTAAAGAAAAGTCTTCTAAGAAGAG TTCTGCCGATACTAAAGACAAGAGCTCTTCAAGAAAgag TTCTGCTGTTGCAAGAGACAAGAGCTCTTCAAAAAAGAG TTCTGTGGATACAAAAGACAAGGACTCTCCAAAAAAGAG TTCTGTGGATACAAAAGACAAGGACTCTTCAAAAAAGAG GTCACCAAGCAGAGGCCGAAGTCGCAGTCGGTCGAGAGACAGAAGAAGGCGATCTCGTAGCAAAAGCAAGGG ACGTAAAACCACAAAGAGTCGCCACCGAAGTCGCAGTGGATCTCGCCggcgaaggtcaaggtcacgtaAGAAGTCAAGGTCACGCAGTGGCTCCAGACATAG ATCCTCCCGTAAGGATAAAAAGAAGGAGCGCGACCGCAGTCGAGAGCGTGACAAGAAGAAGAAACATAAGGAGAAAGACCGAGACAGGGACGAGAAGAAGGAAAATAAGGTGGATATC GTTAAGCGTGATTACGACGAAGAGGAACAAATCTTGTACGAAGACGTTGACAAAGAAAAGAAAGCCAAGGCGTCGGACAGTACAGATGATGAACGGGATAGCGGCGAAGAAGATGCCCAAAGCGATGCTGGTCGCAGCAGTCGGGGCCAGAGTGAGGCTGGGGATAGAAATGGGCGAGCCTCGGAGCCCAAGCCCCCAGGCATCTCGGATGATGAGTATGAGGAAAGGAGGCTGAAACCACGTAAACCACGAAGTGAGGAGGACGAAATGGAGCCCGATCGTGGGGATTCACCTGATACGAGGGAACAGGATATGGACATGAGTGACTAG